In Syntrophomonas wolfei subsp. wolfei str. Goettingen G311, a single window of DNA contains:
- a CDS encoding DUF169 domain-containing protein, with protein sequence MDYYNYAQALKYFLELYRRPVAVRFLSDEEEVPPDYRFDLDLSFCQFVMLAQNGDKLVATADNLACANGAAALGLRPLPEKIRSGEMHSRLNLFASPEMAAQVSALTPRIPLGAYPRILLAALDEADFEPQVVILQGKPATLMWVLIANNYHKGGRYSFTTAVSQGVCVDATVIPFLEGNINLSLSCFGGRGSTDQKEDEVLLGLPFKDLEKIVEVLPELKNTIMKRSIEKTAYKRLQAKLEN encoded by the coding sequence ATGGATTACTATAATTATGCTCAGGCTCTGAAATATTTTTTGGAACTGTATCGGCGACCGGTGGCGGTTCGTTTTCTTAGCGATGAAGAGGAAGTTCCACCTGATTACCGCTTTGACCTGGATCTTAGTTTTTGCCAGTTTGTGATGCTGGCCCAAAATGGGGACAAACTTGTGGCTACTGCTGATAACCTGGCTTGCGCCAATGGTGCCGCCGCCTTGGGTTTAAGGCCTCTGCCGGAAAAAATAAGAAGCGGAGAAATGCATAGCCGGCTGAATCTATTCGCTTCCCCCGAAATGGCAGCTCAGGTTTCCGCTCTTACCCCCCGAATTCCACTGGGAGCTTATCCCCGGATATTGCTGGCAGCACTGGATGAGGCTGATTTTGAGCCCCAGGTAGTTATCTTACAGGGTAAGCCCGCGACTCTAATGTGGGTACTGATAGCCAACAACTATCATAAAGGAGGCCGCTACTCTTTTACTACCGCTGTTTCACAGGGAGTTTGTGTAGATGCCACGGTTATCCCCTTTTTAGAGGGAAACATCAACTTGAGCCTCAGTTGTTTTGGTGGGCGCGGCTCTACCGACCAGAAGGAAGACGAAGTTTTGCTGGGATTACCTTTTAAAGATTTAGAAAAGATAGTTGAAGTACTTCCTGAGCTTAAAAACACTATTATGAAACGCAGCATCGAAAAAACCGCCTATAAGCGATTGCAGGCCAAATTAGAGAATTAG
- a CDS encoding S-layer homology domain-containing protein, translating to MQRKFWAGLLFLSLVLNSFIFSGPPLSAATSFPDTSSHWAKDYIQQLSSSNYLSGYPDGTFKPDRDMSKAEFITVLTLCLGVEASDKTTVNYKDTGKHWALGRINEAVKRGILIPAEDPDGLRPDESIKRSQAAAMLVRALGKPADNGTLPFNDRATVEKSMYRGYIKTAYDLGLISGFPDGNFEPFRNMTRAQVCTVMSKFLAARGISTPVTPPSSSVTGNINTLALGERLFNLQTTPIYIKINFTDLRISSIVAAGSSVLINGNQKLELESTSDNPDLIINNNRYAIRRYSLSGNKLVAYPGCRKFNRISPGTYTYNSDYIKLYINSVNSERYLSDLEIVDEYTVKLGEKNYNLSQDKVTIQLDKDFYDIKRVIMGDSDTSPQLSKTDPVVFEGLSMSDILAIFTGTSTLNLQSSNRIDFIIDGKRYTMSQVKLDAKGNFTVNSKNYPSTNVIMIIDGTQYKINHIDINNSKFIFYCDAGSTHEWVIINNEYHNPDDVRILWDGGVYELNEVITVKRNILRIKGRQYDLDSSFKVRFDNKVYDIDRIDYDASLQATVIETGKTSTGYLASQPQKFVFFKGSRKLQEGANNVTIYVNYTWVDFNQILIVDPSRLTYKNSNYDLIGSRIKIDRIEYKIVDSSWHGLNQVLDLYLEET from the coding sequence ATGCAAAGAAAGTTCTGGGCAGGCCTGTTATTTCTATCTCTTGTTCTTAACAGTTTTATCTTTTCCGGGCCGCCCCTGTCCGCCGCTACAAGTTTCCCTGATACCAGCAGTCACTGGGCCAAAGATTATATCCAGCAGTTATCCAGCTCGAATTATCTTTCTGGCTATCCGGACGGTACTTTTAAACCGGACCGGGATATGAGCAAAGCTGAGTTTATCACGGTATTAACACTCTGCCTGGGGGTCGAAGCCAGTGATAAAACCACTGTAAACTACAAAGATACCGGTAAACACTGGGCCCTGGGGCGTATAAATGAAGCCGTCAAGCGGGGGATACTTATCCCCGCCGAGGATCCTGACGGTTTGCGCCCGGATGAAAGCATCAAACGCAGCCAGGCCGCAGCCATGTTGGTCAGAGCTCTGGGTAAACCGGCGGATAATGGCACTCTGCCCTTTAATGACCGGGCTACAGTAGAAAAAAGCATGTACCGTGGTTATATAAAAACTGCTTATGACCTGGGGCTAATATCGGGTTTTCCCGACGGCAACTTTGAGCCATTCCGTAATATGACCCGGGCCCAGGTCTGCACTGTAATGTCCAAATTTCTAGCGGCGCGGGGCATTTCTACTCCAGTCACTCCCCCGTCCAGTTCCGTCACCGGCAACATAAATACCCTGGCTTTGGGAGAACGCTTGTTCAACCTGCAAACTACTCCCATTTATATCAAAATCAATTTTACCGATCTCAGAATCTCCTCTATTGTTGCTGCTGGATCTTCAGTTTTAATCAATGGAAACCAGAAGCTGGAGCTGGAGTCAACTAGCGATAATCCAGATCTTATTATTAACAACAACCGTTATGCTATCAGAAGGTATTCGCTTAGCGGTAACAAACTGGTAGCCTACCCTGGTTGCCGCAAATTCAACCGGATCAGCCCCGGGACTTATACCTACAATTCAGATTATATAAAGCTCTATATAAATTCAGTTAATAGTGAACGCTATCTTTCCGACTTGGAGATAGTTGATGAATATACGGTGAAACTGGGGGAGAAAAACTATAACTTGAGCCAGGATAAGGTTACGATCCAATTAGATAAGGATTTTTACGATATCAAACGGGTTATCATGGGAGACAGCGATACTTCACCCCAGCTCAGTAAAACCGATCCGGTGGTTTTTGAAGGTCTTTCCATGAGTGATATTCTGGCCATCTTTACCGGTACTTCAACCCTTAACCTGCAGTCCAGCAACCGAATAGACTTCATTATTGATGGGAAACGCTATACCATGTCCCAGGTAAAGCTGGATGCCAAAGGTAATTTTACCGTTAACAGCAAGAACTACCCCTCAACCAATGTCATTATGATTATTGACGGAACTCAATACAAGATAAATCACATCGATATAAACAATAGTAAATTCATATTTTATTGCGATGCCGGCAGTACTCACGAGTGGGTAATTATAAACAATGAGTACCATAACCCGGACGATGTCAGGATACTCTGGGACGGCGGCGTCTATGAGCTAAATGAGGTAATTACTGTAAAGCGCAATATCCTGCGTATAAAGGGCCGGCAATATGATCTCGATTCCAGTTTCAAGGTACGCTTTGATAACAAAGTCTATGATATTGACCGTATCGACTATGACGCCAGCCTGCAGGCTACCGTAATAGAAACGGGTAAAACCAGTACTGGTTACCTGGCCAGCCAACCCCAGAAGTTTGTCTTCTTCAAAGGCAGTCGCAAGCTCCAGGAAGGAGCCAACAATGTCACCATATATGTAAATTATACCTGGGTGGATTTCAATCAAATCCTTATCGTGGATCCCTCTCGTCTGACTTATAAGAACAGCAACTATGATCTGATTGGAAGCCGCATAAAGATTGACCGTATTGAATACAAGATTGTAGACAGCTCATGGCATGGCCTGAACCAGGTGCTGGATCTCTACCTGGAAGAAACTTGA